The following proteins are encoded in a genomic region of Stutzerimonas stutzeri:
- a CDS encoding BolA family protein encodes MQAVEVKNFLEEKLPGAQVEVEGEGCNFQLNVISDELAGLSPVKRQQQIYAHLNPWIADGSIHAVTMKFFSRADWLARS; translated from the coding sequence ATGCAGGCCGTAGAAGTTAAGAATTTCCTGGAAGAGAAACTTCCGGGTGCCCAGGTGGAAGTCGAAGGCGAAGGCTGCAACTTCCAGTTGAACGTGATCAGCGATGAGCTGGCCGGGTTGAGTCCGGTCAAACGTCAGCAGCAGATCTATGCTCATCTGAACCCATGGATCGCCGATGGCAGCATCCACGCCGTGACGATGAAGTTCTTCAGCCGGGCCGACTGGCTTGCGCGAAGCTGA
- the hisC gene encoding histidinol-phosphate transaminase, with translation MSRFWSPFVKDLVPYVPGEQPKLAKLVKLNTNENPYGPSPRAIAAMQAELGDSLRLYPDPNGERLKRAVADYYGVQPAQVFVGNGSDEVLAHAFHGLFQHGKPLLFPDVTYSFYPVYCGLYGITYEAIALDDRFQIDVADYARPNGGIIFPNPNAPTGCLLALDAIERLLQANPDSVVLVDEAYIDFGGTSAIALVDRYANLLVTQTLSKSRSLAGLRVGLAVGHPDLIEALERIKNSFNSYPLDRIAIAGASAAFEDREYFEQTCSQVIASRETVVAAMQALGFEVLPSAANFIFARHRQQDAARLAASLREQGIIVRHFKQPRIDQFLRITIGAPEQNQALLDALKGLC, from the coding sequence ATGAGCAGATTCTGGAGCCCCTTCGTCAAGGACCTGGTGCCCTATGTGCCGGGAGAGCAGCCGAAGCTGGCCAAACTGGTCAAACTCAACACCAACGAGAACCCCTATGGCCCCTCGCCAAGGGCCATCGCGGCGATGCAGGCTGAACTAGGCGATAGTTTACGGCTGTATCCGGACCCCAACGGCGAGCGCCTCAAGCGCGCAGTCGCCGATTATTACGGCGTGCAGCCAGCGCAGGTATTCGTCGGCAATGGGTCCGACGAGGTCCTTGCCCATGCCTTTCATGGGCTCTTCCAGCATGGCAAGCCACTGCTGTTTCCGGACGTGACGTACAGCTTTTATCCGGTTTATTGCGGTTTGTATGGCATCACGTACGAGGCGATCGCATTGGACGATCGCTTCCAGATCGACGTGGCCGATTATGCCCGTCCGAACGGCGGCATCATCTTCCCCAATCCCAATGCGCCGACGGGTTGCCTGCTGGCGCTGGATGCAATTGAGCGGTTGCTGCAGGCCAATCCGGATTCCGTCGTGCTGGTCGATGAAGCCTATATCGATTTCGGTGGCACCTCGGCCATTGCGCTGGTGGATCGTTACGCGAATCTGCTGGTCACCCAGACCCTGTCGAAATCGCGTTCGTTGGCAGGGTTGCGGGTCGGTCTGGCGGTAGGTCACCCAGACCTGATCGAAGCGCTGGAGCGCATCAAGAACAGCTTCAACTCCTACCCGCTGGATCGCATCGCCATCGCAGGTGCGAGCGCGGCGTTCGAGGACCGCGAGTACTTCGAGCAGACCTGCAGCCAGGTGATCGCCAGTCGCGAAACGGTGGTCGCGGCCATGCAGGCGCTGGGTTTCGAGGTGCTGCCATCGGCCGCGAACTTCATCTTCGCTCGCCATCGGCAACAGGATGCTGCGCGCCTGGCAGCCAGCCTGCGTGAGCAGGGCATCATCGTGCGGCACTTCAAGCAGCCGCGCATCGATCAGTTCCTGCGCATCACCATCGGGGCACCGGAACAAAACCAGGCATTGCTGGACGCATTGAAGGGGCTCTGCTAA
- the mlaE gene encoding lipid asymmetry maintenance ABC transporter permease subunit MlaE has translation MRKRSLIERIRMLGEAGINVVAAQGRATLFLFHALFGPSGLSNRFALLVRQLYSVGVLSLAIVVVSGIFIGMVLALQGYSILSSYGSEQAVGQMVALTLLRELGPVVTALLFAGRAGSALAAEIGNMKSTEQLSSLEMIGVDPLKYIIAPRLWAGFISLPLLTVIFNVVGIWGGAMVAVDWLGVYEGSFWANMQNSVTFTSDVLNGVIKSLVFALVVTWIAVFQGYDCEPTSEGISRATTRTVVYASLAVLGLDFILTALMFGDF, from the coding sequence ATGCGTAAGCGTTCATTGATCGAGCGAATCCGGATGCTTGGTGAGGCCGGAATCAACGTGGTCGCGGCGCAGGGACGTGCGACCCTGTTCCTTTTCCATGCGCTGTTCGGCCCCAGCGGGCTGAGCAATCGTTTCGCGCTGTTGGTGCGCCAGCTCTACTCGGTCGGCGTGCTGTCGCTGGCGATCGTGGTGGTCTCCGGTATTTTTATCGGCATGGTGTTGGCACTGCAGGGCTACAGCATTCTCAGCAGCTACGGCTCGGAGCAGGCGGTGGGGCAAATGGTCGCCCTGACGCTGTTGCGTGAACTCGGGCCTGTGGTTACCGCGTTGCTGTTTGCTGGGCGGGCCGGGTCTGCGCTGGCAGCCGAAATTGGCAACATGAAATCCACCGAGCAGTTGTCCAGCCTGGAGATGATCGGTGTCGATCCACTGAAATACATCATCGCGCCACGTCTCTGGGCGGGCTTCATATCCCTGCCGTTGCTGACCGTGATCTTCAACGTGGTCGGCATCTGGGGCGGCGCGATGGTGGCGGTGGATTGGCTGGGCGTCTATGAGGGCTCGTTCTGGGCCAACATGCAAAACAGCGTTACCTTCACCTCGGATGTGCTCAACGGTGTCATCAAGAGCCTGGTGTTTGCGCTCGTGGTCACCTGGATCGCAGTGTTCCAGGGCTACGATTGCGAGCCGACATCCGAAGGAATCAGCCGCGCGACCACGCGGACCGTGGTGTACGCCTCGCTGGCGGTACTCGGTCTCGACTTTATTCTGACCGCCTTGATGTTTGGAGATTTTTGA
- the hisD gene encoding histidinol dehydrogenase — translation MTTPIDIRRLNAADSEFSRHLDHLLSWESVSDDGVNQRVLEIIQAVRQRGDAALVELTQRFDGLDVASMADLILPRERLELALERITAAQRQALEAAAERVRVYHERQKQDSWTYTEADGTVLGQKVTPLDRAGLYVPGGKASYPSSVLMNAIPAKVAGVPEVVMVVPTPRGEVNELVLAAACIAGVDRVFTIGGAQAVAALAYGTESVPPVDKIVGPGNIYVATAKRHVFGKVGIDMIAGPSEILVVCDGQTDPDWIAMDLFSQAEHDEDAQSILVSPDAAFLDRVAESIARLLPSLERSDIARASLQGRGALIQVADMQQAVDVANRIAPEHLELSVADPEQWLPHIRHAGAIFMGRYTAEALGDYCAGPNHVLPTSGTARFSSPLGVYDFQKRSSIINCSAEGASELGKIASVLARGESLTAHARSAEYRIK, via the coding sequence ATGACCACTCCCATCGACATTCGCCGACTCAATGCCGCTGATTCAGAGTTCTCGAGACATCTGGATCATCTGCTGAGCTGGGAAAGCGTGTCCGATGACGGGGTGAACCAGCGTGTACTGGAAATCATCCAGGCCGTGCGTCAGCGCGGCGATGCTGCTTTGGTCGAGCTGACACAGCGATTCGACGGCCTCGACGTGGCGTCCATGGCTGATCTGATCCTGCCGCGTGAGCGCCTCGAGTTGGCGCTCGAGCGCATCACCGCCGCTCAGCGCCAGGCGCTGGAGGCCGCGGCGGAGCGGGTCCGCGTCTATCACGAGCGCCAGAAGCAGGACTCATGGACCTACACCGAAGCCGACGGCACGGTGCTGGGCCAGAAAGTCACACCGCTCGATCGCGCAGGGCTTTACGTGCCCGGCGGCAAGGCGTCGTACCCGTCTTCGGTTCTGATGAACGCCATTCCCGCCAAGGTCGCCGGCGTACCGGAAGTGGTCATGGTGGTCCCCACGCCGCGTGGCGAGGTCAACGAACTGGTGTTGGCGGCGGCCTGCATCGCCGGTGTCGATCGAGTCTTCACCATCGGCGGTGCCCAGGCGGTCGCCGCGCTTGCCTACGGTACCGAAAGCGTGCCGCCGGTGGACAAGATCGTCGGGCCGGGCAATATCTATGTCGCCACGGCCAAGCGCCACGTGTTCGGCAAGGTTGGGATCGACATGATCGCCGGCCCTTCGGAAATCCTGGTGGTTTGCGACGGCCAGACCGACCCCGACTGGATCGCCATGGACCTGTTCTCCCAGGCCGAGCACGACGAAGACGCTCAGTCCATCCTCGTCAGCCCCGATGCTGCATTTCTCGACCGGGTGGCCGAGAGCATTGCGCGTCTGTTGCCTAGCCTCGAGCGCAGCGATATCGCCCGCGCCTCGCTGCAGGGTCGCGGCGCGCTGATTCAGGTGGCCGACATGCAGCAGGCTGTGGATGTCGCCAATCGCATTGCCCCCGAACACCTCGAGCTGTCCGTGGCTGATCCCGAGCAATGGCTGCCGCACATTCGCCACGCGGGCGCGATCTTCATGGGGCGCTACACCGCCGAGGCACTGGGCGACTATTGCGCCGGGCCCAACCACGTCCTGCCCACGTCCGGCACGGCACGTTTCTCGTCGCCGTTGGGGGTGTACGACTTCCAGAAGCGCTCCTCGATCATCAATTGCTCGGCCGAAGGTGCCTCCGAACTGGGCAAGATCGCGTCAGTGCTGGCCCGTGGCGAATCCCTCACCGCGCACGCGCGCAGTGCCGAGTACCGGATCAAGTAA
- a CDS encoding phosphate-starvation-inducible protein PsiE yields the protein MLLRWAESTRAKVHLLAESLGNLLVETFHYLSLFAIGAITAWAGLLTFLDMLGKGSISVDDILLLFIYLELGAMVGIYFKTNHMPVRFLIYVAITALTRLLISDVSHHHAPDMGIVYISGAILLLALAILVVRFASSRFPAVSAPGRHLPRRDSDAEVLD from the coding sequence ATGTTGCTGCGATGGGCTGAATCGACGCGAGCCAAGGTTCATCTGCTGGCGGAATCGCTGGGTAATCTGTTGGTCGAGACGTTTCACTACCTGTCGCTGTTTGCCATTGGCGCCATCACCGCATGGGCCGGGCTGCTGACCTTTCTTGACATGCTCGGCAAGGGCAGCATCAGCGTCGATGACATCCTGTTGCTGTTCATCTATCTCGAGCTCGGTGCCATGGTCGGCATCTACTTCAAGACCAACCACATGCCGGTGCGCTTCCTGATCTACGTGGCGATCACCGCGCTGACCCGGCTGCTGATTTCCGACGTTTCGCACCATCACGCTCCGGACATGGGCATCGTCTATATTTCCGGAGCGATCCTGTTGCTGGCGCTGGCCATCCTGGTGGTGCGCTTCGCTTCGTCTCGTTTCCCTGCCGTTTCGGCTCCTGGTCGGCACCTGCCGCGTCGCGATAGCGATGCCGAAGTCCTCGATTGA
- the murA gene encoding UDP-N-acetylglucosamine 1-carboxyvinyltransferase — translation MDKLIITGGARLNGEIRISGAKNSALPILAATLLADTPVTVCNLPHLHDITTMIELFGRMGVQPVIDEKLSVEVDASSIQTLVAPYELVKTMRASILVLGPMVARFGEAEVALPGGCAIGSRPVDLHIRGLEAMGAQIDVEGGYIKARAPAGGLRGAHFFFDIVSVTGTENIMMAAALANGRSVLENAAREPEVVDLANFLNAMGAQISGAGTDTIVIDGVKRLGGGRYSVMPDRIETGTYLVAAAATGGRVKLKDTDATLLEAVLHKLEEAGAHIDTGSNWIELDMKGNRPKAVNVRTAPYPAFPTDMQAQFIAMNAVAEGTGTVIETVFENRFMHVYEMNRMGSQILVEGNTAIVTGVPKLKGAPVMATDLRASASLVIAGLVAEGDTLIDRIYHIDRGYECIEEKLQLLGAKIRRVPG, via the coding sequence ATGGATAAATTGATCATCACCGGCGGTGCTCGCCTCAACGGCGAGATTCGCATTTCCGGTGCCAAGAACTCGGCTCTGCCTATTCTGGCTGCGACGCTGCTGGCCGATACACCGGTTACCGTCTGCAACCTGCCGCACCTGCACGACATTACCACCATGATCGAGCTGTTCGGTCGCATGGGGGTGCAGCCGGTCATCGATGAAAAACTCAGTGTCGAAGTCGACGCCAGCAGTATCCAGACCCTGGTCGCGCCGTATGAGCTGGTCAAGACCATGCGCGCTTCGATCCTGGTGCTCGGGCCGATGGTGGCGCGTTTCGGCGAAGCCGAGGTTGCGTTGCCGGGTGGCTGCGCCATCGGTTCGCGTCCGGTCGACCTGCATATTCGCGGGCTCGAGGCGATGGGCGCGCAGATCGATGTCGAGGGAGGCTATATCAAGGCGCGCGCGCCGGCAGGGGGCTTGCGCGGAGCGCACTTCTTCTTCGATATCGTCAGCGTGACCGGCACCGAGAACATCATGATGGCGGCGGCCCTGGCCAATGGCCGCAGCGTGCTGGAAAACGCCGCGCGCGAGCCGGAGGTGGTCGACCTGGCCAACTTCCTCAACGCCATGGGCGCGCAGATTTCCGGCGCGGGCACCGACACCATCGTCATCGACGGGGTGAAGCGGCTGGGCGGCGGTCGCTACAGCGTAATGCCCGACCGCATCGAGACGGGCACCTATCTGGTGGCCGCGGCGGCAACCGGCGGTCGGGTGAAGCTCAAGGATACCGACGCCACCTTGCTCGAGGCGGTGTTGCACAAGCTCGAAGAGGCCGGTGCCCATATCGATACCGGTAGCAACTGGATCGAACTGGACATGAAGGGCAATCGCCCCAAAGCGGTGAACGTCCGCACCGCGCCGTACCCGGCTTTCCCGACGGACATGCAGGCCCAGTTCATTGCCATGAACGCGGTCGCCGAGGGCACCGGTACGGTGATCGAGACGGTGTTCGAGAATCGCTTCATGCACGTCTACGAAATGAATCGCATGGGCTCGCAGATTCTCGTCGAAGGCAATACGGCGATCGTCACCGGCGTGCCGAAGCTCAAGGGAGCGCCGGTCATGGCGACCGACCTCCGTGCATCGGCCAGCCTGGTGATCGCAGGCCTGGTAGCCGAAGGCGACACGCTCATCGACCGTATCTATCACATCGACCGCGGTTACGAGTGCATCGAGGAGAAGCTGCAGTTGCTGGGCGCCAAGATCCGCCGCGTGCCGGGCTAA
- a CDS encoding KpsF/GutQ family sugar-phosphate isomerase, producing MSQSNQLIETALRTIAMEIDAVEQLKSRIDAQFVKACELILHCKGRVVVVGMGKSGHIGNKIAATLASTGTAAFFVHPAEASHGDMGMITRDDVVLALSNSGTTSEIVTLLPLIKRLGITLISMTGNRDSVLAKAAAVNLDASVAVEACPLNLAPTSSTTVSLVLGDALAIALLEARGFTAEDFAFSHPGGALGRRLLLKVEHVMHAGERLPLVKRGTSLRDALLEMTQKGLGMTAVVEADGSLAGIFTDGDLRRTLDKGIDVRQASIDQVMTVHGKTANADMLAAEALKIMEDNKINALVVVDENDRPIGALNMHDLLRAGVM from the coding sequence ATGAGTCAGAGCAATCAGCTGATCGAAACGGCCCTGCGTACGATCGCCATGGAAATTGACGCGGTCGAGCAGCTCAAGAGCCGCATCGACGCGCAATTCGTCAAGGCATGCGAACTCATTCTCCACTGCAAAGGCCGCGTCGTCGTGGTCGGCATGGGCAAATCCGGACACATCGGCAACAAGATCGCCGCCACGCTGGCCAGTACAGGCACCGCCGCCTTCTTTGTCCACCCGGCCGAAGCCAGTCACGGCGACATGGGCATGATCACCCGAGACGACGTGGTGCTGGCCTTGTCCAACTCCGGAACCACCAGCGAAATCGTCACGCTGCTGCCGTTGATCAAGCGCCTCGGGATCACTTTGATCAGCATGACCGGCAATCGCGACTCTGTGCTGGCCAAAGCCGCGGCGGTCAACCTCGACGCCAGCGTGGCCGTCGAGGCCTGCCCGTTGAACCTCGCCCCCACCTCTTCGACCACCGTCAGCCTGGTGCTAGGCGATGCGCTGGCGATCGCCCTGCTCGAAGCGCGGGGCTTTACCGCTGAAGATTTCGCCTTTTCCCATCCAGGCGGCGCGCTGGGCCGGCGCCTGCTGCTCAAGGTCGAACATGTCATGCACGCTGGCGAACGCCTGCCCCTGGTCAAGCGAGGCACGTCCCTGCGCGACGCCTTGCTGGAAATGACCCAGAAGGGTCTCGGCATGACAGCGGTGGTCGAGGCGGACGGAAGCCTGGCCGGCATCTTCACCGATGGCGATCTGCGCCGAACCCTCGACAAAGGCATCGATGTCCGCCAAGCCAGCATCGATCAGGTCATGACCGTCCACGGCAAGACCGCCAACGCCGACATGCTCGCCGCCGAGGCGTTGAAAATCATGGAAGACAACAAGATCAACGCGCTGGTGGTAGTCGATGAAAACGACCGCCCGATCGGCGCGCTGAACATGCACGATCTGCTGCGTGCGGGAGTGATGTAA
- the hisG gene encoding ATP phosphoribosyltransferase, which translates to MLTIALSKGRILDDTLPLLAAAGIVPTENPEKSRKLIIPTTQDDVRLLIVRATDVPTYVEHGAADLGVAGKDVLMEYGGQGLYEPLDLKIANCKLMTAGKVGAPEPKGRLRVATKFVNVAKRYYAEQGRQVDIIKLYGSMELAPLVGLADKIIDVVDTGNTLRANGLEPQELIAMISSRLVVNKASMKMQHARIQSLIDALQSAVEHQA; encoded by the coding sequence ATGCTCACCATTGCCCTGTCCAAAGGCCGTATCCTCGACGACACCCTGCCGCTGCTGGCGGCAGCTGGGATCGTTCCTACCGAGAATCCGGAAAAAAGCCGCAAGCTGATCATCCCCACCACCCAGGATGACGTCCGCCTGCTGATCGTGCGTGCCACTGACGTGCCGACTTACGTCGAGCATGGCGCCGCCGATCTCGGCGTGGCCGGCAAGGACGTGCTGATGGAATACGGCGGCCAGGGGCTCTATGAGCCGCTGGACCTGAAAATCGCCAACTGCAAGCTGATGACTGCCGGCAAGGTGGGTGCGCCCGAGCCTAAGGGGCGCCTGCGGGTCGCGACCAAGTTCGTCAACGTCGCCAAGCGCTACTACGCCGAGCAAGGTCGTCAGGTCGATATCATCAAGCTCTACGGCTCCATGGAACTGGCGCCTCTGGTAGGCCTGGCCGACAAGATCATCGACGTCGTCGACACCGGTAACACGTTGCGGGCCAACGGTCTGGAGCCGCAGGAACTGATCGCCATGATCAGCTCGCGACTGGTGGTCAACAAGGCCTCGATGAAAATGCAGCATGCGCGTATCCAATCGTTGATCGACGCCTTGCAAAGCGCCGTGGAACACCAGGCCTAA
- a CDS encoding ATP-binding cassette domain-containing protein: MSAANANAVELKGVTFMRGERSIFNNIDIVIPRGKVTAIMGPSGCGKTTLLRLIAAQLRPDRGEVWVAGTNLPTLSRRELFDMRKQMGVLFQSGALFTDLDVFENVAFPLRVHTKLPEEMIRDIVLMKLQAVGLRGAVELMPDELSGGMKRRVALARAIALDPQILMYDEPFAGQDPIAMGVLVQLIRLLNDALGITSIVVSHDLAETASIADYIYVVGDGQVLGQGTPAELRESSNPRIQQFMKGAADGPVPFHFPAPAYAEDLLRGPDA, from the coding sequence ATGAGCGCCGCTAACGCTAACGCCGTCGAGCTGAAGGGCGTCACCTTCATGCGCGGGGAGCGGAGCATTTTCAACAACATCGATATCGTCATACCGCGAGGCAAGGTGACGGCCATCATGGGCCCATCCGGCTGCGGTAAGACCACGCTGTTGCGGTTGATCGCCGCTCAGCTGAGGCCTGATCGCGGCGAGGTGTGGGTGGCTGGCACCAATCTGCCGACACTGTCGCGCCGCGAGCTGTTCGATATGCGCAAGCAGATGGGCGTGCTGTTCCAGAGTGGCGCCTTGTTCACCGACCTGGATGTCTTCGAAAACGTCGCGTTTCCGCTCAGGGTGCATACCAAGCTGCCGGAAGAGATGATCCGCGACATCGTCCTGATGAAGCTGCAGGCGGTGGGGTTGCGCGGCGCCGTCGAGCTGATGCCCGATGAGCTGTCCGGCGGCATGAAGCGTCGCGTGGCGCTGGCGCGAGCGATTGCGCTCGATCCGCAGATTCTCATGTACGACGAGCCCTTTGCCGGGCAGGACCCGATCGCGATGGGGGTGCTGGTGCAATTGATCCGTTTGCTCAACGATGCCCTGGGGATCACCAGTATCGTGGTCTCTCACGATCTGGCGGAAACCGCGAGCATCGCCGATTACATCTATGTGGTCGGCGATGGGCAGGTGCTCGGGCAGGGCACGCCGGCCGAGCTGCGTGAATCGAGCAATCCGCGCATCCAGCAGTTCATGAAGGGTGCGGCGGATGGTCCGGTGCCTTTCCATTTCCCCGCACCGGCCTACGCCGAGGATCTGCTGCGAGGTCCCGATGCGTAA
- a CDS encoding STAS domain-containing protein, with protein MSEASVQRGAGGELRLSGVLDYQTGPTLRRAGQELIRKDDAARVVIDCSAVVKSSSVGLSLLLAFTRDALAAGREVLIVGMPGDMREIARVSGLLDVLALTDETQGAV; from the coding sequence ATGAGTGAGGCGTCTGTCCAGCGCGGTGCCGGCGGTGAATTGCGGCTTTCGGGCGTGCTCGACTACCAAACCGGACCGACCCTGCGTCGTGCCGGCCAGGAGCTGATTCGCAAGGACGATGCTGCGCGAGTCGTGATCGATTGCAGCGCCGTGGTGAAGTCCAGCAGCGTCGGGCTTTCATTGTTGCTGGCCTTTACCCGTGATGCCCTGGCGGCGGGTCGTGAGGTGCTTATTGTCGGGATGCCCGGGGACATGCGAGAAATCGCCCGGGTGTCCGGCCTGCTGGACGTCCTCGCATTGACGGACGAAACACAAGGAGCTGTCTGA
- a CDS encoding MlaC/ttg2D family ABC transporter substrate-binding protein, protein MMTVLRRGLLVLLAALPMLAVAAPSAHEVIQKTTDELLADLKANKEQYRQDPNAFYDSLNDILGPVVDAEGISRSIMTVKYSRKASPQQMTRFQENFKRSLMQFYGNALLEYNNQQIRVLPASGKQDAERTSVGMEVTGRQGEIYPVSYTMVNQAGEWRVRNVIINGINIGKLFRDQFADAMQKNGGDLDKTIDGWAEVVARAKDTEAGQQAAGDE, encoded by the coding sequence ATGATGACTGTTCTGCGTCGCGGCCTGCTGGTGCTGCTGGCTGCCTTGCCCATGCTGGCCGTAGCGGCGCCAAGCGCCCATGAAGTGATTCAGAAGACCACTGACGAGCTGCTCGCCGACCTCAAGGCTAACAAGGAGCAGTATCGGCAGGACCCGAACGCCTTTTACGATTCGCTCAACGATATTCTCGGTCCGGTGGTGGACGCCGAGGGGATCTCGCGCAGCATCATGACGGTCAAGTATTCGCGTAAGGCCAGCCCTCAGCAGATGACGCGCTTTCAGGAAAACTTCAAGCGCAGCCTCATGCAGTTCTACGGCAATGCCTTGCTGGAATACAACAACCAGCAGATCCGCGTATTGCCGGCCAGTGGCAAGCAGGACGCCGAGCGCACCAGCGTCGGCATGGAAGTGACTGGCCGCCAGGGTGAGATCTATCCGGTGTCCTACACGATGGTCAATCAGGCCGGTGAGTGGCGGGTGCGCAACGTGATCATCAATGGCATCAACATCGGCAAGCTGTTCCGCGACCAGTTCGCTGACGCCATGCAGAAGAATGGCGGTGACCTGGACAAGACCATCGACGGCTGGGCCGAAGTGGTCGCGCGGGCCAAGGATACCGAGGCGGGCCAGCAGGCGGCGGGCGATGAGTGA
- the mlaD gene encoding outer membrane lipid asymmetry maintenance protein MlaD produces MRIRTLEIGVGLFLLAGLLALLLLSLRVSGLNVDSSDTYKLYAYFDNIAGLSVRSKVTMAGVTIGKVTAIDLDRESYTGRVTLEIQKDIDILPVDSTASILTAGLLGEKYVGISVGGEEETLGDGDTIRDTQSSLVLEELIGKFLLNSVNKE; encoded by the coding sequence ATGCGTATCCGCACCCTTGAAATCGGTGTTGGCCTATTCCTCCTGGCGGGCCTTCTGGCGCTGCTGCTGTTGTCGCTACGGGTCAGTGGGCTGAACGTCGATAGCAGCGATACCTACAAGCTGTACGCCTATTTCGACAATATCGCCGGATTGAGTGTCCGATCCAAAGTGACGATGGCGGGTGTGACCATCGGTAAGGTGACAGCAATCGATCTGGACCGCGAGAGCTACACCGGACGCGTCACGCTGGAAATCCAGAAGGACATCGACATCCTGCCGGTCGACTCCACCGCGTCGATTCTGACGGCTGGCCTGCTCGGCGAGAAATACGTCGGCATCAGCGTGGGCGGCGAAGAGGAAACCCTGGGCGACGGCGATACGATTCGCGACACTCAGTCGTCGCTGGTGCTGGAGGAGCTGATCGGCAAGTTCCTGCTCAATTCGGTCAATAAAGAATGA
- the algW gene encoding Do family serine endopeptidase AlgW — MINALRFLGWPLLVGLLVALLIMQRYPHLVGLSSEPEYRLQQAPLVGIPQQGPYSYANAVSSAAPAVANLYTTKVIDNSSQPPALKDDPLFRRFYGDNLPRQRRMESSLGSAVIMSPEGYLLTNNHVTANAEQIVVALRDGRETLARVIGSDPETDLAVLKIDLADLPAITIGRSDGIRIGDVTLAIGNPFGVGQTVTMGIISATGRNQLGLNTYEDFIQTDAAINRGNSGGALVDTAGHLIGINTAIISESGGSQGIGFAIPVKLAMDVMRSIVEHGQVIRGWLGVEVQSLTPELAESFGQAGRGGIVVAGVYRDGPAERAGLLPGDLILSIDGKPASDGRSSMNQVARVQPGDKIDIDILRNGKPLTLTAEVGMRPLVEKTPQ, encoded by the coding sequence ATGATCAATGCCCTGCGTTTCCTTGGCTGGCCGTTGCTCGTGGGCTTGCTGGTGGCCCTGCTGATCATGCAGCGTTACCCACACCTGGTGGGCCTGAGCAGCGAGCCGGAATACCGCCTGCAACAAGCCCCCTTGGTCGGCATACCGCAGCAGGGCCCCTACTCCTACGCCAACGCCGTGAGCAGCGCAGCGCCCGCGGTGGCGAATCTCTACACCACCAAGGTCATCGATAACTCGAGCCAGCCACCAGCGCTCAAGGATGACCCGCTGTTCCGTCGGTTCTATGGCGACAACCTGCCCCGCCAGCGCCGCATGGAGTCGAGCCTGGGCTCAGCGGTGATCATGAGCCCGGAAGGCTATCTGCTGACCAACAACCACGTCACGGCAAACGCCGAGCAGATCGTCGTGGCCTTGCGTGACGGGAGAGAAACCCTCGCCCGGGTTATCGGCAGCGATCCGGAGACCGATCTTGCCGTACTGAAGATCGACCTTGCCGATCTGCCGGCCATTACCATTGGCCGCTCGGATGGCATCCGCATCGGCGACGTGACGCTGGCGATCGGTAATCCGTTCGGCGTAGGCCAGACCGTGACGATGGGCATCATCAGCGCCACAGGCCGCAACCAGCTGGGCCTCAACACCTACGAAGATTTCATCCAGACGGATGCCGCAATCAACCGCGGCAACTCGGGCGGCGCACTCGTCGATACCGCAGGCCATCTGATTGGCATCAACACAGCGATCATCTCCGAGTCGGGCGGCTCACAGGGCATCGGCTTCGCGATTCCGGTCAAGCTGGCCATGGATGTGATGCGATCCATCGTCGAACACGGCCAGGTGATTCGCGGCTGGCTCGGCGTGGAAGTGCAGTCGCTGACGCCGGAACTGGCGGAATCGTTTGGCCAAGCGGGCCGAGGCGGGATTGTCGTCGCCGGCGTCTATCGCGATGGCCCGGCTGAACGTGCCGGCCTGCTGCCGGGCGACCTGATTCTCAGCATCGACGGCAAGCCAGCCAGCGATGGCCGTAGCTCGATGAACCAGGTCGCACGCGTGCAACCTGGCGACAAGATCGATATCGACATCCTGCGTAACGGCAAGCCGCTGACGCTAACCGCCGAGGTCGGCATGCGGCCGCTGGTAGAGAAGACGCCTCAATAA